The genomic window CGCGTTCCTCGCCGACGCGCTGCTCGTGCCCGGCGCGTTCGCGGCGATGCGCGCGCGCGGAGAAGGACTCGCGGATGCGCCTTGGTCGCGGCAGCCCGGCGCTCCGCCGCGCGGCTACGGCATGCCCGCGCCGCAGGAGAGCGGCGTCGTGCGCGCGACCTACACGGACACGCCGGGCGTCGCGCCGGGCGCTGCCGTGTCCTTCACGCCGCTCGAGAAGCTGCGCGGGCGCATCACGCCGAACGGTCTGCACTTCGAGCGGCACCACGCGGGCGTTCCCGCC from Deltaproteobacteria bacterium includes these protein-coding regions:
- a CDS encoding sulfite dehydrogenase encodes the protein MTRRLDLIAGNGLLQRRAFLADALLVPGAFAAMRARGEGLADAPWSRQPGAPPRGYGMPAPQESGVVRATYTDTPGVAPGAAVSFTPLEKLRGRITPNGLHFERHHAGVPA